The DNA segment CGCCGGTCAGCAACGTGTTGAGGTAATCGATAACGTCTGGGTGGCCTTGCATCGCCCTACATCTCCCTGCTTGAAAGTCTGTAGTTTGAACCAAGCTGACCGGAAGGTCACCCCGTTTCGCGCAATAAAAGCGAAGATATTCTGAGAAAATCAGCCTAAATAACGCAAAAACCGCCCTAATGAGGGCGGTTCTGCTTCTCGTTTAGACTTCGTTAAGCTGTACGTTGAGCAGCTTTGCGACTGCTTCTCCATACGCCGGGTCAGCTTTGAAGAAATGTTGCAACTGACGGTCAACCACATCAGGCGAAACACCGCTCATGGCGCCGGCAATATTGCTGACCAGCAAGGCCTTCTGCTCGTCATTCATCAGGCGGAACAGCGCACCGGCGTGGCTGTAGTAGTCCGTATCTTCGCGATGATCGTAACGATCAGCAGCACCGCTCAAGGCCAGCGCGGGTTCGGCGTAGTGCGGGGCTTGTTTCGGTGATTCGATGTAGCTGTTCGGTTCGTAGTTAGGCGCTGCACCACCGTTGCTGCCGAACGCCATCGAACCGTCGCGCTGATAAGTGTTCACCGGGCTGCGCGGCGCGTTTACCGGCAATTGTTGGTGATTGGTACCCACGCGGTAACGGTGCGCATCGGCGTAAGCGAACACGCGGCCTTGCAGCATGCGATCCGGCGACAGACCGACACCAGGCACCATGTTGCTGGGACCAAATGCAGCTTGCTCAACCTCGGCGAAGTAGTTCAGCGGATTGCGGTTCAGCTCCAGCTCACCGACCTCGATCAGCGGGAATTCCTTCTGCGACCAGGTCTTGGTCACGTCGAACGGGTTCTCGTAATGCGCCACAGCCTGAGCTTCGGTCATGATCTGAATGCACACACGCCATTTCGGAAAGTCGCCACGCTCGATGGCTTCGAACAGGTCACGCTGCGCGTAATCCGGATCGGTACCCGCCAGGCGTGCGGCGTCGGCCGGCGCAAGGTTCTTGATCCCTTGCTGGGTCTTGTAGTGCCATTTCACCCAGTGACGCTCGCCTCTTGCGTTGATCAGGCTGTAGGTGTGGCTGCCAAAACCGTGCATATGACGGTAGCCATCGGGGATGCCGCGATCCGAGAACAGGATGGTCACCTGGTGCAGCGCTTCAGGCGAATGCGACCAGAAGTCCCACATCATTTGCGCGCTTTTCAGGTTGCTCTGCGGCAGACGTTTCTGGGTGTGGATAAAGTCGGGAAACTTCAGCGGGTCACGAATGAAGAACACCGGAGTATTGTTGCCAACGATGTCCCAGTTGCCTTCCTCGGTGTAAAACTTCAGGGCAAAACCGCGCGGATCACGCTCGGTGTCAGCCGAACCACGCTCACCGCCAACAGTAGAGAAACGCAGGAATGTCGGGGTTTGTTTGCCTACAGATTCGAACAGCTTGGCGCTTGTGTACTCGGTAATGTCGCGGGTAACAGTAAAAGTACCGTAAGCACCCGAGCCTTTGGCGTGTACGCGGCGCTCAGGAATATTTTCACGGTTGAAATGGGCAAGCTTCTCGATCAGGTGAAAATCGTCGAGCAGCAGCGGGCCACGAGGGCCGGCGGAGCGAGAATTCTGGTTATCAGCGACAGGTGCGCCACTGGCGGTCGTAAGCGTTTTGATCTGGCTCATACGGTCTTCTTCCTCTGTCAGTCTTGAAACTGCCGGCGAATCGGCTTGCTGGGAAGTATTGATCATCGATGTAACACCTACAAATTCATTAACTTGTAGTCATCGATAGATAATTACTAATTAAGTTTCCCAACACATAGTGACAACAGAACAATGTCAGAAGCTTGTACGAACAGCGCATTTTCTTGTGGACACAAAAAACCGGGCACTAGGCCCGGTTTTTCGTTTCAGACTGACGTCTTACTCGGCGGATACAGCTTCGCCAGCAGTAGCACGATCAACCAACTCGACGTACGCCATAGGCGCGTTGTCGCCAGCGCGGAAACCGCACTTGAGGATGCGCAGGTAGCCACCCTCACGGGTAGCGTAACGCTTGCCCAGGTCGTTGAAGAGCTTACCAACGATAGCTTTCGAACGAGTACGGTCGAAAGCCAGACGGCGGTTAGCCAGGCTGTCTGTCTTGGCCAGAGTGATCAGCGGCTCGGCAACGCGGCGCAGTTCTTTGGCTTTTGGCAGAGTAGTCTTGATCAGCTCGTGCTCGAACAACGACACCGCCATGTTCTGGAACATGGCCTTGCGGTGCGAGCTGGTGCGGCTCAGGTGACGCCCACTTTTACGATGACGCATGGTTCATTCCTTACCAAACACTACGTTCGGTGATTACGACGATCAGGCAGTCGCCTTGTCGTCCTTCTTAAGACTTGCAGGCGGCCAGTTGTCGAGGCGCATGCCGAGGGACAGACCGCGGGAGGCCAGAACGTCCTTGATTTCAGTCAAGGATTTCTTGCCCAGGTTCGGAGTCTTCAACAGCTCTACTTCGGTACGCTGAATCAGGTCACCGATGTAGTAGATGTTTTCCGCCTTAAGGCAGTTAGCCGAACGTACAGTCAGTTCCAGATCGTCAACCGGGCGAAGCAGGATCGGATCGATCTCGTCTTCCTGCTCGACAACCACTGGCTCACTGTCACCTTTGAGGTCGACGAACGCAGCCAACTGCTGTTGCAGGATGGTTGCAGCGCGGCGGATAGCCTCTTCAGGATCCAGAGTACCGTTGGTTTCCAGATCAATAACCAGCTTGTCCAGGTTGGTACGCTGCTCGACACGGGCGTTTTCCACCACGTATGCGATACGGCGAACCGGGCTGAACGAAGAGTCAAGCTGCAAGCGACCAATGCTGCGGCTTTCATCTTCATCGCTCTGACGCGAGTCGGCTGGTTCATAACCACGACCACGAGCTACGGTGAGCTTCATGTTCAGGGCGCCGTTAGACGCCAGGTTAGCGATTACGTGATCGGGGTTAACGATCTCGACATCATGATCCAGCTGAATATCGGCAGCGGTAACCACCCCCGAACCCTTCTTCGACAAGGTCAGCGTAACTTCGTCACGACCGTGCAGCTTGATGGCCAGACCTTTAAGGTTCAACAGGATTTCAATTACGTCTTCCTGTACACCTTCGATGGCGCTGTACTCGTGGAGCACACCGTCAATCTCGGCCTCGACTACTGCGCAGCCGGGCATTGAGGACAACAGGATGCGGCGCAGCGCGTTGCCCAGGGTGTGGCCAAAACCACGCTCGAGAGGCTCGAGAGTGATCTTGGCGCGGGTTGGACTGACAACCTGCACATCAATGTGGCGGGGTGTCAGGAACTCATTTACCGAAATCTGCATGGATGCACCTATTTTCTAGCCCTTACTTGGAGTAGAGCTCGACAATCAGGCTTTCGTTGATGTCGGCGGACAGATCACTGCGAGCAGGAACGTTCTTGAAAACGCCCGACTTCTTCTCAGTGTCTACTTCTACCCATTCTACGCGGCCACGTTGGGCACACAGATCGAGAGCTTGGACAATGCGAAGTTGGTTTTTTGCTTTCTCGCGAACTGCGACCACGTCACCAGCACGAACCTGATACGACGGAACGTTTACGGTCTGACCGTTAACGCTGATCGACTTGTGCGATACCAGCTGACGGGATTCGGCACGAGTCGAACCAAAGCCCATACGGTATACAACGTTGTCCAGACGGCATTCGAGCAGTTGCAGCAGGTTTTCACCGGTTGCACCTTTCTTGCCAGCAGCTTCTTTGTAGTAGCCGCTGAACTGACGCTCGAGAACGCCATAAATACGACGGACCTTCTGCTTTTCACGCAGTTGGG comes from the Pseudomonas sp. RSB 5.4 genome and includes:
- a CDS encoding catalase, which translates into the protein MSQIKTLTTASGAPVADNQNSRSAGPRGPLLLDDFHLIEKLAHFNRENIPERRVHAKGSGAYGTFTVTRDITEYTSAKLFESVGKQTPTFLRFSTVGGERGSADTERDPRGFALKFYTEEGNWDIVGNNTPVFFIRDPLKFPDFIHTQKRLPQSNLKSAQMMWDFWSHSPEALHQVTILFSDRGIPDGYRHMHGFGSHTYSLINARGERHWVKWHYKTQQGIKNLAPADAARLAGTDPDYAQRDLFEAIERGDFPKWRVCIQIMTEAQAVAHYENPFDVTKTWSQKEFPLIEVGELELNRNPLNYFAEVEQAAFGPSNMVPGVGLSPDRMLQGRVFAYADAHRYRVGTNHQQLPVNAPRSPVNTYQRDGSMAFGSNGGAAPNYEPNSYIESPKQAPHYAEPALALSGAADRYDHREDTDYYSHAGALFRLMNDEQKALLVSNIAGAMSGVSPDVVDRQLQHFFKADPAYGEAVAKLLNVQLNEV
- the rplQ gene encoding 50S ribosomal protein L17, which codes for MRHRKSGRHLSRTSSHRKAMFQNMAVSLFEHELIKTTLPKAKELRRVAEPLITLAKTDSLANRRLAFDRTRSKAIVGKLFNDLGKRYATREGGYLRILKCGFRAGDNAPMAYVELVDRATAGEAVSAE
- the rpoA gene encoding DNA-directed RNA polymerase subunit alpha, with the protein product MQISVNEFLTPRHIDVQVVSPTRAKITLEPLERGFGHTLGNALRRILLSSMPGCAVVEAEIDGVLHEYSAIEGVQEDVIEILLNLKGLAIKLHGRDEVTLTLSKKGSGVVTAADIQLDHDVEIVNPDHVIANLASNGALNMKLTVARGRGYEPADSRQSDEDESRSIGRLQLDSSFSPVRRIAYVVENARVEQRTNLDKLVIDLETNGTLDPEEAIRRAATILQQQLAAFVDLKGDSEPVVVEQEDEIDPILLRPVDDLELTVRSANCLKAENIYYIGDLIQRTEVELLKTPNLGKKSLTEIKDVLASRGLSLGMRLDNWPPASLKKDDKATA
- the rpsD gene encoding 30S ribosomal protein S4 codes for the protein MARYIGPKCKLARREGTDLFLKSGVRAIESKCNIEAAPGIHGQRRGRQSDYGTQLREKQKVRRIYGVLERQFSGYYKEAAGKKGATGENLLQLLECRLDNVVYRMGFGSTRAESRQLVSHKSISVNGQTVNVPSYQVRAGDVVAVREKAKNQLRIVQALDLCAQRGRVEWVEVDTEKKSGVFKNVPARSDLSADINESLIVELYSK